DNA sequence from the Fragaria vesca subsp. vesca unplaced genomic scaffold, FraVesHawaii_1.0 scf0513018, whole genome shotgun sequence genome:
gaggggcgaGGCCTCAGCCGCAGAACTTGCATGAGCAACATCAGCAGAGGTTGGACTTGGAAGCGATGAGCCAGCAGCAGCCGAGAATGCCGATGATGAACCCTTTCCAGCAGCGCTCGCATGGCGACTCGCCGGTGGAAAGCAACCCGTTTGGGATGTGAGATGAATACTGGCTTATGATTTATCATTTACTTGAAGaattaggttttgttttgtgtctTCTCCGGCTTTGCTGACAAGGTGAGGGTTAGAGTCTGTTTGTATTGTTTCGAAGGTAAGTCAAACAAGGCCCCCTGTCTCGACTCAAGTCGCCATTTATGTATCAATGTATGACCCCCAATCACATTTCAACGTACTGTAGGAAAAGTAGGATCAATTCCATTTCACTCATTCAAAAGACCAAAAACATGTAATGTTTCCTTTTCATAATCAAGAATTCTATACATTCTTGAGAAGTTGAAGATAGTGTTTACCATGTCGTTGGGACAAATGTTAATTCGGCAGTTTCATGTTTGGTATATATAACTATAGAATTTTTTACACGAGAGTGAACTGATCTAACATAATCCATCAAATGCAAAAAACTCTGTTACTGtatttttacatttacttgCTTTGATTGAAAATAGACGTTGATGTTTACACATCATATTTTCTATTCACACACctcattatttttctattactaTAATtcaatgttttatttatatactatcttcttcaattttcttcatgatTGGCTCTCATCACAAATGTGATTTATGAATAGGATTCGGCTTCTCTGCTACGATTCATGTTGTTTACATAACAATCTAAGGCCGCCACAGTtattgataaaagaaaaacaataaaagattAGGACTCCGAAGTAGTATTGTTGTCATTCTTAATAGCTAGCCATTTGATTGAATAAGAATAACGTGGCAATCTCAGATTGTTATCcaaacatatcaaaacaacATGAATCTAAACATAAAAAGCTAAATCCGTGTGAACAACACCATCTAAGAAAAATGTTACCCATGCACGAGTGGTTTAAACTTTAAGCACAATTGTCAAAATATTTTGAGTATGAACTTTGAATTATCATGCTCCGCTCCTGCTTTATAAGTTTCAACTAGTCATCATGCCATAATGACTTGATTACACATACAAAACATGACTTAACATATACATTTGTATGAGATTTAGATATAAGTAACGATATAGATACAAGAGTTTGTCGATTTTACTTTTTAGATAAAGGAAATATAGGTATAAGGATGGAACCGATAATATAATTAAACTaagatatatattattatgtaTGTATGAAATGTTGGAGAAAACTTGAAGTGTATTATTTATTCTAGTGTGTGCTTAGCAAATTCTGATAATTGAgaacacaaacccaaaaaatgtTCCAAAAACTAAAAGGCAAAACTGGATAAGATAAGGATATATAAACTGAAACCATGTTAATTAATAGCTACTAAGGactaaagaaaaatataacccTAGAATAAGAATAAGAACTGCATAAAAGAGCATGGTGTAAGATGGCATTTGCCAATTTTGTAATAGCATTTATCAGACTCCCAAGTCCATTGAAAATCATCAGACAATCCATATGATGAAGTTATACCACAAATGTGGAAGGTGCAAGTGTAAGGTTCTTTCGAAGGCAGGGTATGAACTCCATGTTAGGAACTGCAGGGTTTAATATTAACATAGTCAATCTATAGGTCGCGTATGTTTGTTTAATGATCTAAAAGTCAGTTGTGTCTGTGTGTTGCATGGATAGGTATTTTGCTATTGATTTTCAATCTTAGGTACTCTGCTCTTAAGCGTTTAATGGCTCAcataaactttgaaatttacTAAACTGGATTGTTGGCCCAATCATTTGTAGCTTTACTATAACTGAAATGAAATCTCATTAGTAGCTTTCTTATTTCTGAAATGAACGTTTGAAAAACTACATCAGTTTTTACAACTAGTTTAGTTTCATGTTAGGAAGATGATAGGTTCAATAGATGGAATGGTCAGTGCTCAGTAAAACCTCACCCAGATGTTGTTTTGGACCTTTTTTAATAAATCCATTAAAACTTAAATGGGCCGTAGTGGGCTAGAGATGAGTCCCGGACCACAAAACGCAAAAccctcaaaaccctaattcagacttgcttctatatatatgggaACTCGGAGCCGCCAAGACTCCAACTCGATCATATCAGCCTCTGCGCTCGCCGTCTCTCACATTCTCTGGGTTTCGCTTCCTCCCCGACTTCTCTGTTTCTATCTCACTCTCTTTGCTCtgtgaatttgaatttgaatttatatttgttttctggaAAAATGGTTTGGGGCTGTGATGTTGATTAACTACCTATTTTATGAGGGGAGGTATTCCCTCATGATTACAAAACTACCAATGGATCCTTCTGAGCcctcactcttgtttcttccatcttcttctttgcaattctgttttcaatttttattgtttttctttgctctAGCTGTTTGTGAATCATTGACGTGATGATATAGTACTCGGAATTACTTCGTGTCGATTAAAACACTCAGACTACAATTATCTGATCAATGATTCTCGCATCTCAGTTTATCTGATTCTCAAATTTTGATGTGATTATCACTCATCTTTTCTTGATGTTTTCcgtatttgtttttgaaaacttttattttctccaTTTGCACACTGTAAAATCTGCCTTTCTCAACTCCGTTTTGTTATCCATCTCAATCTGCATCAAATTCCaatttctagaaagttgtaAAACGATTTCCGATTAATTGTAGCTCACTGATACTGCATAATTACAACTATTATggtacaaaaatatatttgctGGCTTAAATTCCCTGTAAGAACAGTTAAACGAGCTGAATTAGACCAAGTTTCGTCAGTGATACAGTGCTTGGCAGCGTTGTCCATTTGAAATGGGATAATTTAAGTTTTAAGCTTATCAATACTACTAGAGACTAGGTACATGATATTTGTTGTCCCAACTAACTACGGCGGAGGGTGTTTAATAATTGAGTTGTACCAACTCAAATGACCTAGTACAAATTGCTCTACCCAATTACCATTTGAAATCTAATGCTGCTCTGAATCTGTAGACCCAGAAACTAATGCTGGTCTGAATCCGTAGACCCAGAAACTATTATTAAGGAATCTGTCAGAGATGCCTCTGCCTGCCTTCTATGTTTTGTTAGTCATGGTTGAGTTGTGGGATTGGACTTCCTAGACGTAGCTGAATGCTCACATGAATAATATTTGTTGCTACTTTCGAaatctcttcttctgcttccttTGCCATGTCCATTGCATCCCTGGAATGAGAACAATTGCTTTAAGAACCTGAAAACAAACTAGTCTGGACAGCATCAAATCACCACGATCGGTTACTGGATTTACCGAATCAAGATGTCTGGGGGCATGGAAACCTGGATTTGGAGAAACTTCTTTCCTTGCAACAAGTGGTGTGTTACCCGCTCTACGGCCATTTTCTGACACATACAAGGAAATGACACTGTGACTTTTAGAACGTACTCTACAGAATAAACTTCACTCAAGTCATGATAAATACCTCGGCAAATTTAGCTGAGATGATACTGGAAACAGCTGCATCAATGTCTTTATCCTCTGTTGTAGGAGAACTCTGGTGTGCAAGTCCAGCAAATTCTTTTGGCTCAGCTACATCGGGGGAAATTACTGGAAGTGCAGGATCTACAGAGAAGTCGGAGCAAATAATGGGAATTAGACGATATATGagtaaaaaagttaaaaggaAACATCATCATATTTATCCATCATAAATGTAACAAATGAAAGACTGGATCAAAAGAATTGCAGATTGGATTACCAGTTCAAAAGCAGCTAAACTGATTGGTTACCTATGTGTATAAAAACCTCGGAGACTCCAGGATGAGATTTATGAATTTGATGACGAACCTTTTCTCCAATGTCATGTGCTGCGCTAACACTACAGAAAGGATCAACCTGCCAGGGAAAGGTATCAACTAACTTTGTCTTGGACAAGAAAAATGGTACAACTTATATGTCAACCTCGCATAGATGACTTTGAGGCCAACTGAAATCTACATAAAGCATGAACAGAAGAAGCAACCTCAATATGTACATCAAGATAAAGTGATGACCCAGCCCTCCTTCCTCTTAAGCGATGGCATCCCTGTACACAGTTGACAGTTGAAAGATAGTTATAAACATCTTTAAGCCAACTGCTAGCCCCTCTACTTGTACACACGACACACACAGAAAGCTAGAAAGCTCATTCCTGAAGCATACTAACAAGGGGNNNNNNNNNNNNNNNNNNNNGAAGCACATGTGATCGTGGAGGAAGAGCAGGCGGTGAATGGAGAAgaagtggtggtggtgattttCTGGTGGAGGAAGCGGtgaatgaagatgatgaggtGGTTGAAGAAgtggaggatgaagatgatgatgagctgGTGGAGGAAGTGgtaaatgaagatgatgagacggttgaagaagaagtggaggatgaagatgatgatgagctggtggaagaagaagctaaaaagaagaagaagaagaagaagaaggatggAGTGGTTTGCAATTTCTGCGGTAGAAGGTATGAGACAGCTGCTGCACTTGAGAAACATCAGAAAAAATATCGCATGAGCTACTATAAGATATGCGGCAAATGCAAGAACAAACTCCTTTGCAAGGGCGATTACGAGGTCCACAGAAGAGGCTGCAAGGGGTAGTTTAAAATGTGCTATGTTCTTATCTGAATCTACTGTTTTTCGACTCCAGACAAGTACATCTTGATTAGTTTTCTTTCCAGATATCTAGACAAAGTACCCCAACTTTCGAAAAGTATCAGATAGTACTCATGGTTTTCTTTCCAGATATATGCACTTTAGTTCTTGAGGTTAGTTTGTAACGCACTTGCAGGCCTGATGGTTTTGAATATAGCTTGCCAACAGATAAATTGGAAGCAGCATTCTCAGTATTAACTATAGAGAGATTTCTAAATTATCGTCTCTGCCTTGCATTCACTTAGTCAATTCGTTACTAAAGAAGATTATTACTTATGATCATGGATGTCCTCAGTGGAGTCTGTTCTTAGAAATGAGGTTTCCAATTTATTATGTCCTGTTAGATTATTGAATGGTGTAGCAATTGAATGGGTTCTGTGACGTTGCTCCCCTCAGTAATGTCCCTAGTTTACTCATTGGTTTTAAGGTCTCTCGAATCTGTGAAAAGCTCGAATGAAAGTCTTCAGTTTATGGTAGCTGCATCTGTACAGCCGTCTGTTTTCTGTTAGTCAAGACTCAAGAGATAGAGGATCCATGTTAAGCTGATAGCTTTAGATATCGTAACAGCTAGGATAAGATTCTGCAACACTGAAATTtctaacaaattaacaaacacTTCTGATTAATTAAGTAATGGATCAGGAGATAATGGCTGACCCAACTCTTCTTAATGAAAAGCACCTGTTTTCTTGGTTCCATTTGAACATTATTACTATGTGCATTCTGAATCCGATCCACTCGATGTTTGCTGTGGCTTTGGGTCTAAATTGTCATACTGCATGTCTACTTCTTTTGAAGTGTGAAGATCTATGAGTTCTGCCTTGTGGTAAAAATGAATCCTTCTATGTAATATCTAGGAGCAGATTTAGTGCCAGATTATGTTTATGGTATACTGAATGGGTttctatatatgaagttttaACTGAGAAGCTTGTCAACAAATGCGAACAAACCTGATACAAGGGTACAAAAACCTCCCCTTTGTGAAATTCTGGAAGTATTGTTTGTGCATGAGCTCTCTGATCACATAGCTCCACCTGATATAGATTTTCTTGTCTCCAAACCAAGACGTGTTTACCCAACAATTAATATTTGCATGCCTGAAACAAAGGAAAGATGAAACAAGTAATACATATTAATTGGTAGTATCAAATAGGtaaaacacaaatacaaaaaagtaaatctcttcttctgcttccttTGCCATGTCCATTGCATCCCTGGAATGAGAACAATTGCTTTAAGAACCTGAAAACAAACTAGTCTGGACAGCATCAAATCACCACGATCGGTTACTGGATTTACCGAATCAAGATGTCTGGGGGCATGGAAACCTGGATTTGGAGAAACTTCTTTCCTTGCAACAAGTGGTGTGTTACCCGCTCTACGGCCATTTTCTGACACATACAAGGAAATGACACTGTGACTTTTAGAACGTACTCTACAGAATAAACTTCACTCAAGTCATGATAAATACCTCGGCAAATTTAGCTGAGATGATACTGGAAACAGCTGCATCAATGTCTTTATCCTCTGTTGTAGGAGAACTCTGGTGTGCAAGTCCAGCAAATTCTTTTGGTCTCAGCTACATCGGGGGAATTACTGGAAGTGCAGGATCTACAGAGAAGTCGGAGCAAATAATGGGAATTAGACGATANNNNNNNNNNNNNNNNNNNNATATCTTTTCGAGATCTTCGTACtggtaaaaaaattgatagaaacaagtttttattttgtagttGTGCGAGATTAAAGATTTTTAGTTGAAACTTACAAATGatttaaaataagaaagttgaAAGGGCAAatatggaagaagaaaaaaactgaaTAAAAAACTGTTAGACTGTTTTAGCCTATAGAGTGGGACCGTGGAAGTTGGTCGGGATGAAACCATAAATACTGATGTAGCGAGCTTTTTTCTGCTGTAGCAACTAGCAAGGTGAAATACAGCGTGTGTGatcctcactctctctctctcagattcTCTCACGTACAAATGTCGTTTTCTCCGGCCGGCGAGTCACCGCTCCCCTCCGAGCTAGCCCCCGCTTCCATGTTTGATTCTGGTAGTCATGTATCCCAGCCTGTTCGTTTCGTTTTGGTTTATACTTTCTAGTTTTTTCCGATTTAGGGTTTTACAGCTTGGTTGTAAGGCCATTTTCACTATTCTGATCGTCGTTCTGTTCTTTTTCCGATCTCCGGTAGGCTCTGGATCTGAGACCGGAAGTGGCACTCACGGTGGTTGTAAGGCCGCCGCCACCGGCTCTCCGTCCGGTCCTGTTTTCTTGGTTCCATTTGAACATTATTACTATGTGCATTCTGAATCCGATCCACTCGATGTTTGCTGTGGCTTTGGGTCTAAATTGTCATACTGCATGTCTACTTCTTTTGAAGTGTGAAGATCTATGAGTTCTGCCTTGTGGTAAAAATGAATCCTTCTATGTAATATCTAGGAGCAGATTTAGTGCCAGATTATGTTTATGGTATACTGAATGGGTttctatatatgaagttttaACTGAGAAGCTTGTCAACAAATGCGAACAAACCTGATACAAGGGTACAAAAACCTCCCCTTTGTGAAATTCTGGAAGTATTGTTTGTGCATGAGCTCTCTGATCACATAGCTCCACCTGATATAGATTTTCTTGTCTCCAAACCATGACGTGTTTACCCAACAATTAATATTTGCATGCCTGAAACAAAGGAAAGATGAAACAAGTAATACATATTAATTGGTAGTATCAAATAGGtaaaacacaaatacaaaaaagtaaataaacgCATACCCAAAGCTGCCCAGATTGAACTTCCATAAAACTACAACTCCTTAAATAACAGAAATAATTGTGCTTCAGGAAAAAGCAAATAGCTTGACCAAAAGAAAGATATTAGCTAATCATGGTCCTCTATAACCGCctagtgttttttttccttagtgtttttttttttttttttttttttgtagaacaTAACTGCCTCGTGCTTTGTTTGACAGCATACAAGCAACCATCAATTTGGTTCAAGACTTACAAACAAGAAAGTTGCCCCTCCTGATCTGCAGGAAAAGATGAGCTAGCTAGTACTAAAAAGAATTTAGTCGAGCATAGAAAATCAACACCTTATAATTTGATTCAATAACCATAATCGTTAATTCCGTAAATTCAGTAGATACCTTAATATTGTGAAAATCAGCACGATAACGTGAAAGGCCATTACATCCTTGATTGTAAGTATGAAAGCTGGAAATTGCAGCATTTggtaattacaaaatgaaatttaaaatcaGGCATAGCAGGAAACAGAGAACACCCTTCACTTCCATTAGAACAGTGGACGCGAACATCATACTTTCTAATCATGTTTTagaactattaattatagtgaaacaaatcaaacaattcatcTTGATGAACTCACATATTGATCTTTGGTTCTCAAACGGATCAATGTCCATTTGTGAAGCTAAATGCAGACCGGTAtacattatttcattttgattaagcctcgtaataacaaggtaattTATAAAAGGTGATCAACATAAGAGGGGGACAAACACCCACACCTCCCATACAAAATAACAGACATTAACAAAATCGGAAATTAGGAAGTCTCAACCTATCCCACCAAACCATACcataataagaagaagaaaaaaaaaggagagcCGAATTCTACTTACATGTTTGCCTAGTTCCTGAATTCTTAACAAGGTGGGTGTCTATGAGGCATTAATGAGATACCGTGTGCGGAagtaattattattattttgaaaggGGTTTGGAACCCAACCTAACTAGGAGGCTCAATCCCACGCCGATTCCatttattgaattaaaattttgcaTCCGGGAGTATAACCTGAACCCTGAGCTACATACTAGATATTTCATAGATTCTCATAGATAACATTCTGAATAATAGTAGGTGTCTCATCTATACTGAAATAACATCAAACTTATTGCGGCTCATCTATTTGCCACACTATTTGCTGGTTGTTGGTTGGAAGTAATGCTATTTTGCATTACACTGAGTTATGCTAAATTGACTCGGTAATAGTTCACATTTTCTCAATAGGCTTTGTTCAAGCTATACACTACTTACTTATTGAAGCTTCAACTTCACATAGTGTAATTGGCAAATCAAAGTCTTACACTTGCCCTGTCGAAGCCTCTTGGATTTTTCCATAGTCTGGCTGGAACAATATCCTTTAGAAAAACATAGCTCTGAATTGATAAAAGTGCAAAATCCAAGTGATGGTACCGAGAGCCGGCGAAGAAGGAATACTGGGGTATGGAATCAAGCTGGGTCAGGATTTGGAAACGGTGATTGGTAAAGCCTTTCTAGCGGCCCCTtcatcttcttattcttctagCTCCGGTAGGGTTTCTGTAAATTTAACTTTTGAGATTGATTGGGGAGCAATTCGAGAAGTATTTAAAATCGGGCGAGATAGTAAAAAGAGTAAAGAGCGGCATTTTTCTTGAGACAATTAATCGTGTGGCCAGcagtttcaaaaacaaatcgTGTAGTCAGAGAATTTtcttcatgattttttttaatagaataATGATGTAGTTGGCTGATATCAATTAACAACAAGCCACAAGGTGTTATGTGATTCTTCATCAACAAGGTGTTATGTGATTGTTATTAACTAGAATGGTGAGTTGAGTGAGTTTcagaattttttaatttagcCAAGCCAAGAGTATTTGATGATCATGCATGCACCTAAATTTAGCCAAGCAGAGAGTATTTCATACAAAcgtctaaaaacaaaatatcaataaaCGCACTcctgataaaaagaaaaaatcaataacACTAATGTGACAACATCAGAGGGAATTAATTAGGAGGCGGTGTAATCCAGATCGGAGATCGCTTGGTCATCTCCAGTAAAGTCATTGCATTTATTGTGTAAGGCTTCGAAATCTCTTCACTTTTGAAGTTATACACACTGAAATCATGAGGTCCGTGAGATCCAATTTCACTCTTTATGCGATTGTCATCTTGATTGAAGTATATGCAATTTGGCTCACaatttttaaactttgaaGCCAAAACTGATATCGTAGAGTTATCTCCAATAAAAAGAGCATATTCACCCAAAGTGTTTTTCTCAATCCACCCATTCTTACTGCAATTCAGTTGGAaaatcttgaatttttttgtcaCACATTTGTCAACGTCCCACTCATAGACCCTTTGAACCATTAATAATCCATCATCTGAGTCCACCAGATAGCTCCTAAAGACGTAGTTTCTTGCCATACCTGTTGCAGCCACGGTCGCCTCTGTGCCTGAAAACCTTGTAATTTCAAAAGATAAAAGTTGGCTGTAATTGTTCACTGCATAAAACTTATCTTCAACATTAACAACTTCTTCAACGGCAGTCCATGTATCATCTTTATAAGTCCATGTTTTGTCTTTCAATCTCATAAAAGCCATTCGAAAGAGATTTTCATATATGACCACCACAACGCACTCATTTGGATTAAGTATCGGATCTGCTGAAATTGTAGCCTTATGAACATAATAGTCACGTCTTTCAACTCTCTAAGGAACTAGAGGGATCAACGGAGGAAGACGAatgattgaattttctttctcttccttcccTTTAATCCTAGAGAATGGATTGAGTAATGTGACGGcaaaattttcttccacaaGAACTAACCATCCTTTGGAAGACCCACAATATCGCTTATTGGGCAAACTCACCTGCATATCAAGAACCCTATCCTCCGCGATGTTGTAAAAATTCCATGTATCTTCTTCTGTGTTGCTAGAAATTAAGAGCAATATTGGCTCAGGAACCTCACCATATTCACTGTGATCCTCGCCTCCATGATGCAATTTTGCgcaatttgatgatgatttaccCGAATTCATAATTTCTCTCTCAATCCCGGAAAATGTTGTTGGTGCTTTCACTCGTCCTCTggttttgaatatatatagcGAGCTAGGGTATACAAATTTGCGAAGGATACGGAGTCCAAACCCTTCTAGGTTTAGGAGATGAGATAATACCCTTTTGGATACGGAGTCGTAGTGGATGTGGTATACCCTTCTCGATGAGATAAAATTATGCAAAACCGGGTCGGGCGAACAAGCCCATGACAGAACCCAGGAACCCGGATCCGCAAAAATGCAAGCGCCAATTAGCGCTAGCGTGTGGGTTTTCCTCACCTACTCTACTCCTACCCTGTTCCTGCACCCCCTTCGTTTCGTCAAAGCTTTAACCCTAACTCTATCTCCCTCAGTAATCAAAATCCACCTGCTTTGCTTTCCAATTCTTCATGCCCTAACCTTCCCCAATTCTCAATTCTAAGCTTCGAGGTCGTCG
Encoded proteins:
- the LOC101311722 gene encoding metal tolerance protein C1-like, whose amino-acid sequence is MDMAKEAEEEIYFFLSVCVVCTSRGASSWLKDVYNYLSTVNCVQGCHRLRGRRAGSSLYLDVHIEVDPFCSVSAAHDIGEKVRHQIHKSHPGVSEVFIHIDPALPVISPDVAEPKEFAGLAHQSSPTTEDKDIDAAVSSIISAKFAEKMAVERVTHHLLQGKKFLQIQVSMPPDILIRDAMDMAKEAEEEISKVATNIIHVSIQLRLGSPIPQLNHD
- the LOC101312017 gene encoding metal tolerance protein C1-like; protein product: MVWRQENLYQVELCDQRAHAQTILPEFHKGEVFVPLYQLRPKEFAGLAHQSSPTTEDKDIDAAVSSIISAKFAEKMAVERVTHHLLQGKKFLQIQVSMPPDILIR
- the LOC101312308 gene encoding uncharacterized protein LOC101312308, which gives rise to MAFMRLKDKTWTYKDDTWTAVEEVVNVEDKFYAVNNYSQLLSFEITRFSGTEATVAATGMARNYVFRSYLVDSDDGLLMVQRVYEWDVDKCVTKKFKIFQLNCSKNGWIEKNTLGEYALFIGDNSTISVLASKFKNCEPNCIYFNQDDNRIKSEIGSHGPHDFSVYNFKSEEISKPYTINAMTLLEMTKRSPIWITPPPN